A genomic region of Methylobacterium durans contains the following coding sequences:
- a CDS encoding histidine kinase dimerization/phosphoacceptor domain -containing protein, with product MGNGDVSHFADRTRTEFGEIDPFSAIIRTTQLPMIVTDPRRHDNPIVFANPAFLRMTGYERFEVTGRNCRFLQGPDTCPKAVARVREAIRAERAVEIDLLNYRKDGTTFYNALHLNPVHAKTGELQFFFAAQLDVTERYRLVRERETANAALREALAVKTTLIHEIDHRVKNNLQMIAAMIVLQSQRIADPATRASMMDTLQRVEALSTVHRRLHQSESVSRYDVADFVRDLIGDLVGASGRDDIAVRLDLVAVVIPAEKSVALALLLNEIVTNILKHAFAGDRPGTIAIRIARDDEIRIVVEDDGVGMPEDGAAKDSFGQSLMRTLARQLGARLAVERASNSGTRVILTMPAEASTTVSVRSP from the coding sequence ATGGGGAACGGCGACGTCTCGCACTTCGCGGACCGCACGCGTACGGAATTCGGCGAGATCGATCCGTTCAGCGCGATCATCCGGACGACGCAGTTGCCCATGATCGTCACCGACCCGCGCCGGCACGACAACCCGATCGTCTTCGCGAACCCGGCCTTCCTCCGGATGACGGGCTACGAGCGCTTCGAGGTGACCGGACGCAATTGCCGCTTCCTGCAGGGGCCCGACACCTGCCCGAAGGCGGTCGCCCGGGTGCGCGAGGCGATCCGTGCCGAACGGGCCGTCGAGATCGACCTCCTCAATTATCGCAAGGACGGCACGACCTTCTACAATGCGCTCCACCTGAACCCGGTGCACGCCAAGACCGGCGAGCTGCAGTTCTTCTTCGCCGCCCAGCTCGACGTGACGGAACGGTACCGGCTGGTGCGGGAGCGCGAGACGGCGAACGCGGCGCTCCGCGAGGCGCTCGCCGTGAAGACCACCCTGATCCACGAGATCGACCATCGGGTGAAGAACAACCTGCAGATGATCGCGGCTATGATCGTCCTGCAGAGCCAGCGCATCGCCGACCCGGCCACGCGCGCCTCGATGATGGATACCCTACAGCGGGTCGAGGCGCTCAGCACCGTGCATCGGCGCCTGCACCAATCGGAGAGCGTGTCGCGCTACGACGTCGCCGATTTCGTGCGCGACCTGATCGGCGACCTCGTCGGCGCCAGCGGGCGCGACGATATCGCGGTTCGGCTCGACCTCGTCGCGGTGGTGATCCCGGCCGAGAAGTCCGTGGCCCTCGCCCTGCTGCTCAACGAGATCGTGACCAACATCCTCAAGCACGCCTTCGCCGGCGACCGGCCCGGCACCATCGCGATCCGCATCGCGCGGGACGACGAGATCCGGATCGTCGTAGAGGATGACGGTGTCGGGATGCCGGAGGACGGAGCAGCGAAGGATTCTTTCGGGCAGTCGCTGATGCGCACCCTGGCGCGGCAGCTCGGCGCCCGCCTCGCCGTCGAGCGAGCAT